In Aeromicrobium marinum DSM 15272, one genomic interval encodes:
- the npdG gene encoding NADPH-dependent F420 reductase, with translation MTSRDDIEGLTVGVLGGTGAQGRGLALRWAAAGVPVVLGSRDAQRAEAAAAEVTETVVAAGFAAPSVTGADNATCASRADVVVAAMPWDGHGELLSSLAGELAGKVVIDCVNPLGFGKTGPYPLDVAEGSAAQQAQAVLPSSRVVGAFHHVSAVVLADLSQASVDIDVLVLGEERADTDLVQALAELIPGARGMFAGRLVNCGQVEKLTANLIAINRRYKTHAGIRVTGHGL, from the coding sequence GTGACCAGTCGTGATGACATCGAAGGACTGACGGTCGGCGTCCTGGGCGGTACGGGGGCGCAGGGACGTGGCCTGGCGTTGCGCTGGGCTGCGGCCGGGGTCCCGGTGGTGCTCGGCTCGAGGGATGCCCAGCGTGCCGAAGCCGCAGCCGCCGAGGTGACGGAGACCGTCGTGGCCGCGGGGTTCGCCGCACCGAGCGTGACCGGCGCGGACAACGCGACGTGCGCGTCCCGGGCCGACGTGGTGGTGGCGGCGATGCCGTGGGACGGCCACGGCGAGCTGTTGTCCTCGTTGGCCGGCGAGCTGGCCGGCAAGGTCGTGATCGACTGCGTGAACCCGCTCGGCTTCGGCAAGACCGGTCCCTACCCGCTCGACGTGGCCGAGGGCAGCGCGGCGCAGCAGGCGCAGGCGGTGCTGCCGAGCTCCCGGGTGGTGGGGGCGTTCCACCACGTGTCGGCGGTGGTGCTGGCCGACCTGTCGCAGGCGTCGGTCGACATCGACGTGCTGGTGCTGGGCGAGGAGCGGGCCGACACCGACCTGGTGCAGGCACTGGCTGAGCTGATCCCCGGCGCCCGGGGGATGTTCGCCGGCCGGCTGGTCAACTGCGGTCAGGTCGAGAAGCTGACCGCCAACCTCATCGCGATCAACCGCCGGTACAAGACGCACGCGGGCATCCGCGTCACCGGTCACGGGCTGTAG
- the cofC gene encoding 2-phospho-L-lactate guanylyltransferase, whose protein sequence is MRPGDALTPFTAVVPVKQFGRAKTRLSQDPALRASLARAFAADVVASLRAASMVSDVVVVVSRDTDELPNWGTEVHVLRERAWSVGNGLNDAVWRGVAWCRRITPDRPVVVVPADLAALTPATVDDALVLAGSHELAHVADATGHGTTLITALDPRHLTGHYGPGSAHRHDAAGHTRLPGVDPRVRLDVDTAADLRAAVALGVGPATATVIDRFGLRDAPHGRLQPI, encoded by the coding sequence ATGAGACCCGGCGACGCGCTGACCCCGTTCACCGCCGTGGTGCCGGTCAAGCAGTTCGGCCGCGCCAAGACCCGCCTCAGCCAGGACCCCGCGCTGCGGGCGAGCCTGGCGCGCGCGTTCGCCGCCGACGTCGTCGCGTCGCTCCGCGCAGCGTCGATGGTCAGCGACGTCGTCGTGGTCGTCAGCCGCGACACCGACGAGCTCCCCAACTGGGGGACCGAGGTCCACGTGCTGCGCGAGCGCGCCTGGTCGGTCGGCAACGGACTCAACGACGCGGTGTGGCGGGGGGTCGCGTGGTGCCGCCGCATCACTCCCGACCGGCCCGTGGTGGTGGTCCCGGCCGACCTCGCGGCCCTCACCCCGGCAACCGTGGACGACGCGCTCGTGCTGGCCGGCAGCCACGAGCTGGCCCACGTCGCCGATGCCACCGGGCACGGCACCACGCTGATCACCGCCCTCGACCCCCGCCACCTGACGGGCCACTACGGGCCGGGCTCGGCCCACCGGCACGACGCCGCCGGTCACACCCGGCTGCCCGGCGTCGACCCTCGCGTTCGCCTCGACGTCGACACCGCCGCGGACCTCCGGGCGGCTGTGGCTTTGGGGGTCGGGCCCGCGACCGCCACCGTCATCGACCGCTTCGGGCTCCGCGACGCCCCCC
- a CDS encoding bifunctional FO biosynthesis protein CofGH → MVAVHLPFPGVPPVGSSRPTDGEVRRAVVRAEAGKSLDTSEVAALLASTGEHLDRLMAVAARVRDAGLAAVGRSGVVTFSPKVFVPVTRLCRDRCHYCTFVATPGQLERDGQGLFLSVDEVLEICRAGAGLGCTEALFTLGDRPEDRWPEAKRWLAEAGYDSTLEYVRALAVRVLEETGLLPHLNPGVMSWAEMNRLKPVAPSMGMMLETTSERLFTEKGQPHHGSPDKDPAVRLRVLEDAGRLGIPFTTGILVGIGETWVERAESLFAIRRVHREHGSIQEVIVQNFRAKDATAMRSTDDLGVEEYLAAVATARVVLGPGVRVQAPPNLVDLAECGQLLAAGVDDFGGISPVTPDHVNPERPWPQIDALRGVCEAGGFDLRPRLTTHPELLDAPWVDPRLRPHVDALRGPDGLLADGVRPVGLPWQEPDGGLVTSGRSDLHASIDTTGRRADRRGDFDEVYGDWDTIGARVPAAPERLAGDVAAALRAAERDPAGLTEAQALALMTADGPGLEAVCALADDLRRDTVGDTVTYVVNRNINFTNICYTGCRFCAFAQRATDADAYSLSTDEIADRVREAVAVGATEVCVQGGIDPSLPGTVYADIARTIKAAGPDLHLHAYSPMEVMNGVARTGLSITEFLHSLAEAGVDSLPGTAAEILDDDVRWVLTKGKLPASQWIEVVRTAHTIGLPTTATMMYGHVDHPGHWVTHLKVIADLQRDTGGFTEFVPLPFVHQSSPIYLAGVARPGPTVRDNRAVHAMARIMLHGLVDNIQCSWVKLGPDQCTQVLNGGVNDLGGTLMEETISRMAGSTNGSRKEREDLEAMAHLAGRPARQRTTTYGRLPAASPA, encoded by the coding sequence GTGGTCGCCGTCCACCTGCCGTTCCCCGGTGTGCCGCCGGTCGGCTCGTCGCGTCCGACCGATGGTGAGGTGCGGCGTGCGGTGGTGCGGGCGGAGGCGGGCAAGAGTCTGGACACCTCAGAGGTGGCTGCGTTGCTCGCGTCGACCGGGGAGCACCTGGATCGGTTGATGGCGGTCGCGGCCCGGGTGCGGGACGCGGGGTTGGCGGCGGTGGGCCGGTCGGGGGTGGTGACGTTCTCGCCGAAGGTGTTCGTGCCGGTGACGCGGTTGTGCCGGGACCGGTGCCACTACTGCACGTTCGTGGCCACGCCGGGCCAGCTGGAGCGCGACGGGCAGGGGTTGTTCCTGTCGGTCGACGAGGTGCTGGAGATCTGTCGGGCGGGTGCGGGGCTGGGGTGCACCGAGGCGTTGTTCACGTTGGGCGACCGGCCGGAGGACCGGTGGCCGGAGGCGAAGCGGTGGTTGGCCGAGGCGGGCTACGACTCGACGTTGGAGTACGTGCGGGCGCTCGCGGTGCGGGTGCTGGAGGAGACGGGGTTGTTGCCGCACCTGAACCCCGGGGTCATGAGCTGGGCGGAGATGAACCGGCTCAAGCCGGTCGCGCCGAGCATGGGGATGATGCTGGAGACCACGAGCGAGCGGTTGTTCACCGAGAAGGGGCAGCCGCACCACGGCAGTCCGGACAAGGATCCGGCGGTCCGGTTGCGGGTGCTGGAGGACGCGGGCCGCCTCGGCATCCCGTTCACCACCGGGATCCTGGTGGGGATCGGCGAGACGTGGGTCGAGCGGGCTGAGAGCCTGTTCGCGATCCGCCGGGTGCACCGTGAGCACGGCAGCATCCAGGAGGTGATCGTGCAGAACTTCCGCGCGAAGGACGCCACCGCGATGCGATCGACTGACGACCTGGGTGTGGAGGAGTACCTGGCGGCGGTCGCGACCGCCCGGGTGGTGCTCGGCCCGGGGGTGCGGGTGCAGGCGCCGCCGAACCTGGTCGACCTGGCTGAGTGCGGGCAGTTGTTGGCGGCGGGGGTGGATGACTTCGGTGGGATCAGCCCGGTGACGCCGGACCACGTGAACCCCGAACGCCCTTGGCCGCAGATCGACGCGTTGCGCGGGGTGTGCGAGGCGGGCGGGTTCGACCTGCGGCCCCGGCTGACGACGCACCCGGAGCTGTTGGACGCGCCGTGGGTGGATCCGCGGTTGCGTCCGCACGTGGACGCGTTGCGCGGCCCCGATGGTCTCCTCGCCGACGGCGTCCGTCCGGTGGGGTTGCCGTGGCAGGAGCCGGACGGGGGCCTGGTGACGTCGGGCCGCTCGGATCTGCACGCCAGCATCGACACGACGGGCCGTCGTGCGGACCGGCGGGGGGACTTCGACGAGGTCTACGGCGACTGGGACACGATCGGTGCCCGGGTGCCGGCCGCTCCGGAGCGGTTGGCGGGTGACGTGGCCGCCGCGCTGCGGGCCGCCGAGCGGGATCCGGCGGGCCTGACCGAGGCCCAGGCGCTGGCGTTGATGACCGCCGACGGTCCCGGGTTGGAGGCGGTGTGTGCGCTGGCCGACGACCTGCGGCGCGACACCGTGGGCGACACCGTCACCTATGTGGTGAACCGGAACATCAACTTCACCAACATCTGCTACACCGGCTGCCGGTTCTGCGCGTTCGCCCAGAGGGCCACGGACGCCGACGCGTACAGCCTGTCGACCGACGAGATCGCCGACCGGGTCCGCGAGGCCGTGGCCGTGGGGGCGACCGAGGTGTGCGTGCAGGGCGGCATCGACCCCTCACTGCCCGGCACGGTCTACGCCGACATCGCCCGCACCATCAAGGCCGCCGGCCCCGACCTGCACCTGCACGCCTACTCCCCGATGGAGGTCATGAACGGCGTCGCCCGCACCGGCCTGTCCATCACCGAGTTCCTGCACAGCCTGGCCGAGGCGGGCGTCGACTCGTTGCCGGGCACGGCGGCGGAGATCCTCGACGACGACGTCCGCTGGGTCCTCACCAAGGGCAAGCTGCCCGCCAGCCAGTGGATCGAGGTGGTCCGCACCGCGCACACGATCGGTCTGCCCACGACCGCGACGATGATGTACGGCCACGTCGACCACCCGGGCCACTGGGTCACCCACCTGAAGGTCATCGCGGACCTGCAGCGCGACACCGGCGGATTCACCGAGTTCGTGCCCCTGCCGTTCGTGCACCAGTCCTCCCCGATCTACCTGGCCGGCGTCGCCCGCCCGGGACCGACCGTCCGCGACAACCGCGCGGTGCACGCGATGGCCCGGATCATGCTGCACGGGCTGGTCGACAACATCCAGTGCTCGTGGGTCAAGCTCGGCCCCGACCAGTGCACCCAGGTGCTGAACGGTGGCGTCAACGACCTCGGCGGCACCCTGATGGAGGAGACCATCAGCCGTATGGCCGGCTCCACCAACGGCTCCCGCAAGGAACGCGAGGACCTCGAGGCGATGGCCCACCTCGCCGGCCGTCCCGCCCGCCAACGCACCACCACCTACGGACGCCTCCCCGCCGCGAGCCCCGCATGA